The window TCGATCGGCATCAGGAACGGCAGGTCCACGGCACGCTCAGGCTGCGGAATGTACTTGTCCACCGCTGCCATCAGCTCGTCGATCTTGGCCTCCCACTGGGCTTCGCCGTTCAGCGCGCCCAACGCAGAGCCACGGATGATCGGGGTGTCGTCGCCAGGGTAGTCGTACTTCGACAACAGCTCGCGAACTTCCATCTCCACCAGCTCGATCAGCTCTTCGTCCTCAACCGCATCGCACTTGTTCAAGAAAACAACGATGAAGGGAACGCCAACCTGACGCGCCAGCAGAACGTGCTCCTTGGTCTGGGGCATCGGGCCGTCGGTCGCTGCCACCACCAGGATCGCGCCGTCCATCTGCGCCGCTCCAGTGATCATGTTCTTGATGTAGTCCGCGTGGCCGGGGCAGTCAACGTGCGCATAGTGACGGTTTGGGGTCTCGTACTCCACGTGCGAAGTCGCAATCGTGATACCGCGCTCGCGCTCCTCAGGTGCGTTGTCGATCGTGTCGAACGAACGAAACTTGTTGTTCGGGTTGTGCTTGGACAACACCTTCGTGATCGCCGCCGTCAGCGTCGTCTTGCCATGATCGATGTGCCCGATCGTCCCGATGTTTACGTGCGGCTTTGACCGGTCAAACTTTTCCTTGCCCATGACTGCTCGTCTCCTCGTGTTGGCCGGCGCGTGCACCGGGGTTCAGGTGAATACTTCAAACGAAAACTAAACTTTGATTGTGTCTCAGTAGTACGCGTACAGCTTGAAGAACTTCTCTCGCAGCGCCGGTGCTACCTGCTCCAGGCTGGCGAGATACAGTTCACGAATCTGGCCCTGATCGGAGTTGCCCAGCTTGCCATACTCTGCTGCCGTGGCTGCTCCCAGATTGCCGTTGCCCAACACCGTCTCAAAGTCGCGAATACGCAGCTTCGAACGCTCCAGTGACTTCAAAAAATCCGCGACACGACCTGAAGAGAAAGAAGTTTCTACTGCTGCCTTCACGGCGTTGAAGGTATCTGGGTCGGAGACGGTAAGTACGGGTTGCTGATACAGACTGCTCAACACACTCTCCTGCGATCTTTATTACCTGACCGCGTCTACAAAACTTTGGAGCGGGAGACGGGAATCGGACCCGCGACCAACAGCTTGGAAGGCTGTGACTCTACCACTGAGTTACTCCCGCTTACCTGCAGGGACGAGCCCTTTGCTGCAAAATCTGGAGCTGACGGAGAGGCTTGAACTCTCGACCTCTCCCTTACCAAGGGAGTGCTCTACCACTGAGCTACGCCAGCATTTCAAAACCAACCTTACGATCTTACCTCGAACGTAACCGCCCGAGTATGACACGGAAGGCAAAAAAACCTAACAGGATCCAAGTCAACTGTTGCAACTTGCCTGGCTCCATCGTCTGCCAGACTGCTAGCGCCAACAACCCCAGCACGACCAGCGCAATCCACATCCTGCCGCTGCCTGCCGGGCTTAGATCCACAACACTCACCAACTCCTGCAACGACAACTGCCAGTCCAACAAAACTAATGGTGCACAGGGGAGGATTCGAACCTCCGTAACTCGAAGAGTGGCAGATTTACAGTCTGCTGCCATTAACCACTCGGCCACCTGTGCACATCCTGCTTGAAAGTCCAGCGCGCAGCCCACATCTCAACCGTTCAAGCCCACACTACGATTCTAAACCGCGAATCGGGCGGGGTACTTACCCTTGAAGGAAGGACCAGGAGGCCTGCGAAGCCAGAACGGCAAGCAGTACAACCAAAACCATCTTTCTTTTCGCTGTCTGGAAACTGGAGCTGGCGAAGGGACTTGAACCCCCGACCCTCTGATTACAAATCAGATGCTCTACCAGCTGAGCTACGCCAGCCCAAACAACAATTTTGCTCTCTGTAAGCTCAGCTGCTCGACGCGCAGCAGTGCCCGCGCAGAGTGCGCCGCAGACGTAACTTTAGCATAGCAGGAATGCAGGATCAATGGCTCGACTTCACCTCCCTGTTGATAACAACTTGAGACGAGGCGCACGTTCAAGATGGGCTATGCTTATTGCGTGAGGCGCTGCAGTAAGTGACTTCGCTCTGACCATGCTGACACATTGCCTGACCGGCCACGTCCTCGATGCATAAGCGCACCCGCTACTCCCTGCTGCTGATGCTGGCGCTGATGGTTGCGCTGGTGGTCGCTCTCGTCCTTCGCAAAGCAGCTCCTCCCGAGGTTGCTCGACTGTTGCCTGAGTCCGACGCGATCGTCTACGCCAATCTGAAACCGCTACGCGCCGCGACCCACTTCGACCGCTCTCCGGTCGACCGCAGCCTTGAGTACCAACAGTTCATTGACGCCACCGGGATTGTGCCCGAACGCGATCTGGATGCCGCTGCCTTTGCACTTCACCGCATGGAGGACCCTAGCGGTCCCAACGGTCCCGTCGGCTACTCAGAAGTATTCGAGGGCCGCTTCGACGGAGAGCGCCTTGCCCGCTATCTCGCAAGCATCGCTACGGCAAAAGAGACTTACGCAGACCACGATATCTTCACCATTCGAGTCGGAGACGCAAAGGCAGCGCGGCCCTTGCGCATCGCGCAGCTCGGTTACGACACCATCGCCGCTTCGAACATGCCAACCGTTGAGCAGATTCACTCCATCCTCGACCGGCATCGCGCGGCAGCGTCGCCGTTTTCGGGCTCGTCTTTGCTCTCGGCGCGATACCGTGATGTTCCTGCGTTCTCGAGCGCCTGGGCCATCGGCCACATCGGTCTTCCCTTCTCCGACCGCGGCTACATCAGCATCTTCGGCCTCCAACTCCCCCTGTCGGAGGACACCACCTTCGTCGCGAGTCTGCGCTACCTTGGCACACTGCGCCTGCGCATCGAGCAGCTCACTCCCAACGACGCCGATGCAGCTCACGCGGCGGAGACCCTTACCTCACTGTTGAGCCTTATGAAATCTGTTCAACACACACAGGCCCAGATGCAGCCTCACCCTGCCACTGACGCGGCCTTTCGCGAGTTGACCGACTCAACCAAGATCGAACAGCATAAAGATCGTGCAGTCCTGACGGCGGATATCCCCCTCGCGCTCGTCAAGGAACTGGCAACACCCGTTACCACCCCATAACCATGACCGATTCCGACTTGCCCCAAGCCAATGTCCAAACCAGCAGTTCGCCGATCACCCGAGTTCTCCTGGTTCGCCACGGACAGAGCCTTGCGAATGCAGGCGGCATACCAGAGGACCACATCACCAATCCGCTGACAGAGCTGGGCCATGAGCAGGCAAGGTCATTCGCCGAGAGCTTCGCTTCTGAACCGACCCTATTCCTCGTCTCGCCATTTGCACGCGCGCGTCAGACCTCTGAGCCTTTAGTACAGCGGTTTCCCGCCATTCCGGTCGAAGAGTGGCCAATCCACGAGTTCCACTATCTAGCGCCAGAGCGCCACAATGGCACCAGTGAAGAGCAGCAGATCCCTCATATGGACAAATACTGGCAGCGGGGTGATCCGAACTATTTCGATGGCCCCGGTGCCGAATCCTTCAGCGCTTTTATGGATCGCACCCGCGATGCGATGAAGCATCTCTCCCGACTGAACACCGGTGGCCATATCGTTATGTTCACGCATGGCTTTGTCATGCAGGCGTTTAGGCTTCTCTCCCTCTTTCCCGATGCGACGGATCAGCAGCTGATGTCAAACTTTCGGCGCTTCCACTTCGTCAACTTCATACACAACACCGATTCAATCGAGTTTGAGGTAGTCAACGGCCGACTTCGAATGGTCGGACAGCAGCATCTCAACGATTTCATGCTTCAAGGAGAATCGTCCCATGCATAGGATCACTCCCTCCGCTCTTCGAGTTCTGACTCTGGCGTCCATAGTGTCGGTACTGCCTGTCTCTCTTTTTGCGCAATCAGGCAAGGTCATCACCGGTCAGGCTGCCTTTACCGACTACACCCAAGAGCATCCTGGCGTGATTCGCAAGATCACCCTGGCCGATCTCCCTGAACCAAAGGAGGGCGAGTCGGTCGACAACGGACCCAGCGTGGTTCCGCGGCCAGAGGGAGCATGGCCAATCGCGCCCGCGGGCTTCAAAGTCGAGATATACGCGCAGGGCTTCAAAGAACCACGTCTGATGCGGACCGCACCCAATGGCGACATCTTCCTCGCCGACTCGCACGGCGACAAGATCATCGTCTTACGCGGCGTAGGCCCTGACGGCAAAGCCCAGACCATCTCTACTTTTGCAGACGGTCTAAATCTTCCATTTGGCATCGCCTTCTATCCCAGCGGACCAGACCCAAAGTGGATCTACGTCGGCAACACCGACTCCGTCGTTCGTTTCCCCTACAAATCGGGTGATCTCGTCGCCACCGGCAAACCGGAAAAGATCGTGCCCGAACTGCCCGGCTTCGCCCAGCTCCGCGGCGGTGGTCACTGGACCCGTGACATCGTCTTCACACCCGATGCGAAGATGCTGGTCTCAGTCGGCTCTGCCTCGAACGCTGATGATCCCGACACCCACCCGAACGAATTTCATCGCGCCGATGTGCTCGAATTCAACCCCGAAGGCAAGTTCCTGAAGGTTTATGCAAGCGGCCTGCGTAACTGCGTTGGCGAGGCCATCAACCCAACCACCGGCCAACTGTGGTGCTCCACCAACGAACGTGACCGCCTGGGCGACAATCTGGTTCCGGACTACATCACGAGCGTCAAGGAAGACGGCTTCTATGGTTGGCCCTGGTACTACATGGGCGGACATCAGGATCCGCGTCTGATGGGCACCCATCCGGAGCTCAAGTCGAAGGTCATTACGCCGGATGTGATCCTGCAACCGCACTTCGCCTCGCTTGAACTGGCGTTCTACACAGGCAAGCAGTTCCCTTCGTCCTACGACGGTGACGGCTTTGCGGCCGAGCATGGCTCCTGGAATCGCGCTCACCGCTCCGGCTACGAGGTTATCCGTGTCCCAATGCACGATGGGCATGCGACCGGGGAGTACGAGGACTTCCTCACGGGCTTCGTGACCTCGGACGGTAAGGTGTGGGGTCGGCCAGTCGGTGTGACTGTAGCCAAAGACGGCTCTCTCTTCGTGACCGACGATGGATCAAAGACCGTCTGGCACGTCAGCTATACCGGAAAGTAACTGCATCGGCGAATTAGCTAACGAGAGGAGCGGCCGATAATCCGGGCCGCTCTTCTCTTTTTCAAAACTATCTGAGCTGTTGTGTCAGATAGCTGAGGCATATGCCAGCGGAGAGCCGGCAAGGTGCGCTGCGGGCACAGGAACAAGATTGCGGTTCCCGGATACGGTGTAGATCAACGCGTCAAGACAATCTCCGTCGAGTTGGTATGGCGCAAGGTTCGCCATGATCCCGAGGGTCTCGTCGATCCGAAGGCCGGGGCGGTATGGGCGATCTTCCGATAATGCTCCATACACATCGGCAACGGCAATAATGCGCGACTCGATCGAGAGGTCCCGCGCTCGGAGACGATCCGGGTAGCCCGAGCCGTCCAGCTTCTCATGATGCTCCCCGGCGATCACGGCCATCTCGCGGAAGGGGGCGACACGCTCCAGAATGAGCCGAGTGATGCGGGGATGCCGATAGACCGACTTCCACTCCTCGGCAGTCAGCTCGCTCCTCTTGTCGAGAATCGCGTTAGAGACTCCAAGCTTACCGATGTCATGCAGAAGAGCCGCACGGCGAACCGTCTGCACGCGCTCCGCCGACAGACCCATCTCCTGCGCGATAGCGAACGCCGCGTCTGCGACCCCCTGGGAGTGGCGATAGGTGAAGTGAGACTTGGCATCGACGACGTCGGCGAAGGCTTCGCAGATTTGATCGATCTGGCCTGGCTGTAGATGGTGTCGGCTGCCCGAATCGAGGTCCAGCACAGCCCGGCGCGTATCCTCCTCGGTGTCCTTGCCGGAACAGTTGGTCCATAGCACGCCGCGATGATGCAACGAGAGAACGATGCGTACAAGCTGAGGGTCGAACCAGGTACCGCTGCGCTCGATAAGTGTGTCAATAGCGCTCAGCGCGCCGCGCGCGGAGGAGAAGACATCCAGATGCTGTGCGACGGCACAGATGCGAGCAGCCAGCGGAATCTGCTCTCCCATCAAACTGTCTGGATAGCCGCTACCGTCCCAATGCTCGTCCAGGCTACGGACAGCATCTGCAGCGACGGGCCCCATGCCGAGTTTGCTGAGGATGCCGGCGCCTCTGTCGCAGCGCAGGCTGATCATCTCCCTGTTATTGCTCTGACGCGTAGCCCCCATGCGAAGAATTCTGGCAAATTTGACGGCAGGGCTGGAGTTCGGAAGAACATTCTTCCAGAGCATCTTGAACTTGTGGGGCTTGGTCCAGTCTTCGAACCTCGCGACGGCCTTCATGGCCCTGTCATCTCCGCCGACGATCTGGCACATGCGACTGGCATTGCTGCTGCAGCCGATGTCTTTGAGCAGAAGCGCAAAGTAGAGGCCGCTGGTCTGTTCCGCAGGAAGCTTTGCCTCCTCGGCGATCCGCATACCTAACAGGCAGCTTCGCAGAGCGTGGCCGTGAACAACGCCTTCGGTCAGGTCTAACGCATAAGAGAGCGCCGAGATGATCTCTGAAAGCGAAATGGAGTCGTCGGATTGTTGTGCGTTTCGAAATGAGGCAGAAGTCATGCGAATGCTCGTCCCCGTGGGCAGACTGAACTATCTATTCAGCCTGAACAACAACTTGCAGCGACTGCAATGTTCCACGGTGACTATATCGACGGCATTGGTAGATGAATATGACTCGAAAGGTGCATCGTAGTCACGAAAGATCCAACTCGTGGCCCAAGATGGGAATCTGAATTGCATTCCCTCGCCATATCGGTCGCTGGTGGCAAAAAAAAAACAGCAGGACTGACCTGCCGTCAGTCCTGCTGTTCTCGATTTCTAAGAGATTTACTGTCCCTTGGCGACCACTTCGGTTCCAAGATCCGCCATCGTTGTCCGCAGGTACTTGTGCGGATTAACCGGAGTGTTGCGGATACGGACCTCATAGTGCAGATGCGAGCCCGTGGTGCGGCCGCTGTGGCCAACGTAGCCGATCACCTGGCCCCGAACCACCGTCTGCCCCGCGATACAAGCGAAACCGGACATATGGCCATACACCGTCTCAACACCGTTGCCATGGTCGATGACGACCTCGCGTCCATACCCGTTGGACATCTCGGCCAATTTGACGGTGCCATCCCCTGTGGCACGGATTGGAACACCGTTCGGCGCAGAGATGTCGATCCCAGTGTGGAATTCGCCCTCACCGTTGCCAAGAATCGGGTCTTCGCGCTGGCCAAAGCTACTTGTGATAGGTCCCATAATGGGCCAGAGCGTAGGAACGAACGAGGCATCCATGTCAGTCACACCCGATCCGAAGAGATCGGACGAACTGGGGCGCGAAGTACCGAGGCTTGCAATAGAACGGCTCAGCGCACCACTCATCGCCGTGTTGCGCAGCGCATAGAACGTGTCGACGGACTTGTAATAGCCATCATCGGAGGAGTCCGTCGCTCCAGCCAGTGGCGTGGATGCAATGGAGTCAGCAACACCCGCCGATTTCGGCCGGCGCTTGTCGGTGAGTTTGCCCATGGGCACGGCCAGCTTGCTCGCGGTCAGACCGTACAGAGCGGACACTTCGCTGGCGAGTGATCCCAAGGACGCAGCTTCAACATCCTTTTCGTGTACTGCCGTCTCGAGGTGCGCGTAGTCCTTCTGAAGCGAGTTGTGATCCTGCCGCAACTGGTTGAAACGGGCTGTTTTGATCAACATCCGCGAATAGGATCCGGCGAGGCCGGTAATGGTAAACATGCCGATCACAGCAGCGGCGACGAACAGATACGCATAGTGTAGAGGTACTGGAACCTTGCTGAGGTTGCCCTCTTCGTCCCGGCTGACGAGCATGATGTAATGGCGTTTTTTAAGCTTCACTCAGAAACCTTGGCCCAGATTTGTCCGCGAAGCGAACCGCGGCTCTGAGAGGGTTGCAGGGAGGAATTATCCAAGGCAAATCGCGTTCGCCAATCGTCATTCCGTATCGCAATACTCTCTTGAGCTTCCTCTATGAGGGTACCAAAGCGGTTATCTCCATGCAACCACACTAAGGTCGCGTCACTACCACCAAAGTGTCACATTCTGCCACCGTTTATGCTGCTTTTAGGATGAAAAAGACACCCCGATCCATGAGTGAGCTAGGCCTGATCGAGCAGATTCGCCGCAACTTCACTCACGAGAGTACGGCCGTGACGCTTGGCATCGGTGATGATTGTGCGATTCTGCGTCCTCCGTCCGGATGCGAAGTAGTTGTCACTACAGACTTTACGCTTGAAGGACGGCATTTCCGGCGCGACCGGCATCCCCCTGAGTCGGTTGGCCATCGCTGCCTCGCCCGCGGTCTGAGTGACCTCGCAGCGATGGGCGCAACTCCCATGGCCGCATTCTTGTCTCTGGCTTTGCCTTCGACAATGCTCGCCGAAGCCTCCGGTCGAGCCTGGACCGCAAGGTTCTTCGACGGGTTGCGTGCTCTGAGTGAGCTTCATGGCGTGCCGCTCGCCGGTGGAGACACAGCGGAATCACCGGGCGGAAGAGCTGGCCTGGTGCTCGCGGACATTGTGCTGATCGGATCTGCGCCTAAGGGACAGGCATTGAGACGGTCTGGAGCGTCCGTTGGCGATGCGTTGTACGTGACGGGGCAACTTGGTGGCGCGGCGGCTGAGTTGTCCACGATGATGCGAAGGCGAACCGGACGTATCGCCAGTGCGAAGACAACAGAGGATCACCCTCAGCTCTTCCCAGAACCACGGTTGGACGTCGGTGAGGCCCTGCTGCGACGCGGAATGGCGACGGCATGCAT is drawn from Edaphobacter lichenicola and contains these coding sequences:
- the thiL gene encoding thiamine-phosphate kinase; this encodes MSELGLIEQIRRNFTHESTAVTLGIGDDCAILRPPSGCEVVVTTDFTLEGRHFRRDRHPPESVGHRCLARGLSDLAAMGATPMAAFLSLALPSTMLAEASGRAWTARFFDGLRALSELHGVPLAGGDTAESPGGRAGLVLADIVLIGSAPKGQALRRSGASVGDALYVTGQLGGAAAELSTMMRRRTGRIASAKTTEDHPQLFPEPRLDVGEALLRRGMATACIDVSDGLSTDLAHLCQASALCAEIEQAALPIHPLARKLGADSALDAALNGGEDYELLFAAPASLRMPSSLAGVPITRIGALMNRRSGRPTMSLLTNDGSRNELKPGGWEHFSQSATRAKKRSR
- a CDS encoding M23 family metallopeptidase — encoded protein: MLVSRDEEGNLSKVPVPLHYAYLFVAAAVIGMFTITGLAGSYSRMLIKTARFNQLRQDHNSLQKDYAHLETAVHEKDVEAASLGSLASEVSALYGLTASKLAVPMGKLTDKRRPKSAGVADSIASTPLAGATDSSDDGYYKSVDTFYALRNTAMSGALSRSIASLGTSRPSSSDLFGSGVTDMDASFVPTLWPIMGPITSSFGQREDPILGNGEGEFHTGIDISAPNGVPIRATGDGTVKLAEMSNGYGREVVIDHGNGVETVYGHMSGFACIAGQTVVRGQVIGYVGHSGRTTGSHLHYEVRIRNTPVNPHKYLRTTMADLGTEVVAKGQ
- a CDS encoding histidine phosphatase family protein, which gives rise to MPQANVQTSSSPITRVLLVRHGQSLANAGGIPEDHITNPLTELGHEQARSFAESFASEPTLFLVSPFARARQTSEPLVQRFPAIPVEEWPIHEFHYLAPERHNGTSEEQQIPHMDKYWQRGDPNYFDGPGAESFSAFMDRTRDAMKHLSRLNTGGHIVMFTHGFVMQAFRLLSLFPDATDQQLMSNFRRFHFVNFIHNTDSIEFEVVNGRLRMVGQQHLNDFMLQGESSHA
- a CDS encoding HD-GYP domain-containing protein is translated as MTSASFRNAQQSDDSISLSEIISALSYALDLTEGVVHGHALRSCLLGMRIAEEAKLPAEQTSGLYFALLLKDIGCSSNASRMCQIVGGDDRAMKAVARFEDWTKPHKFKMLWKNVLPNSSPAVKFARILRMGATRQSNNREMISLRCDRGAGILSKLGMGPVAADAVRSLDEHWDGSGYPDSLMGEQIPLAARICAVAQHLDVFSSARGALSAIDTLIERSGTWFDPQLVRIVLSLHHRGVLWTNCSGKDTEEDTRRAVLDLDSGSRHHLQPGQIDQICEAFADVVDAKSHFTYRHSQGVADAAFAIAQEMGLSAERVQTVRRAALLHDIGKLGVSNAILDKRSELTAEEWKSVYRHPRITRLILERVAPFREMAVIAGEHHEKLDGSGYPDRLRARDLSIESRIIAVADVYGALSEDRPYRPGLRIDETLGIMANLAPYQLDGDCLDALIYTVSGNRNLVPVPAAHLAGSPLAYASAI
- a CDS encoding PQQ-dependent sugar dehydrogenase; amino-acid sequence: MHRITPSALRVLTLASIVSVLPVSLFAQSGKVITGQAAFTDYTQEHPGVIRKITLADLPEPKEGESVDNGPSVVPRPEGAWPIAPAGFKVEIYAQGFKEPRLMRTAPNGDIFLADSHGDKIIVLRGVGPDGKAQTISTFADGLNLPFGIAFYPSGPDPKWIYVGNTDSVVRFPYKSGDLVATGKPEKIVPELPGFAQLRGGGHWTRDIVFTPDAKMLVSVGSASNADDPDTHPNEFHRADVLEFNPEGKFLKVYASGLRNCVGEAINPTTGQLWCSTNERDRLGDNLVPDYITSVKEDGFYGWPWYYMGGHQDPRLMGTHPELKSKVITPDVILQPHFASLELAFYTGKQFPSSYDGDGFAAEHGSWNRAHRSGYEVIRVPMHDGHATGEYEDFLTGFVTSDGKVWGRPVGVTVAKDGSLFVTDDGSKTVWHVSYTGK
- the tuf gene encoding elongation factor Tu, with translation MGKEKFDRSKPHVNIGTIGHIDHGKTTLTAAITKVLSKHNPNNKFRSFDTIDNAPEERERGITIATSHVEYETPNRHYAHVDCPGHADYIKNMITGAAQMDGAILVVAATDGPMPQTKEHVLLARQVGVPFIVVFLNKCDAVEDEELIELVEMEVRELLSKYDYPGDDTPIIRGSALGALNGEAQWEAKIDELMAAVDKYIPQPERAVDLPFLMPIEDIFSISGRGTVVTGRIERGKVKVGEDCEIVGFRETRKTVCTGVEMFKKQLDEGLAGDNAGLLLRGIAKEDVERGMVLAKPGSIKPHTDFKGEVYVLSKEEGGRHTPFFNGYRPQFYFRTTDVTGSAKLPAGTEMCMPGDNIQLEITLHTPVAMEKGLRFAIREGGRTVGAGTISEIIK